In the genome of Nocardioides marmoribigeumensis, one region contains:
- a CDS encoding glycogen debranching protein has product MPHPVRPRTVLAALTAAAATAAALAVVPPTQASDSPSARAAVPRELSETTQLAERRSLVVGRRFFEMGAEDGRYPATGFHTRGEMGGFWTPPIKLLDGLWFKAGSTWLTSSRYTSGWGYQRMDLGTHDGVAITRTDFVPGSMRAGLVRLRLDSPTATTLDLSVDAHSELMKVYPWGETKPTDQRTYNLADTGKVRRGALLFQEQGTPPATNAERHDYAAVVGSTLTPASTDLGPDHRGPQDPAVICPASGPDAPTQPAYCDDTEYGKGTGGALHYRVRVPAGGRTVWFAVAGSDNGAVAARRSFDAALDRPGRRLDAVLAARRQVNAWSRVAVPGDRLLERSIAWSKQNLAESVQQARDLKVRVTHAGTVYPAPKGTVARADWIGAGWPDYPWLFATDGEYTGFASVAAGQFAAIERHLKALRDVSRVANGRSGKIVHEVTPDGQVYFGAKGDEGNTDETAKFPSAVALVWRWTGDDGFRDAMYPASVRAMRYIFRVLDRDGDLWPEGLGNVERPGMGEEKLDNTVYTIRGLRDLADLAASKGDTSTRRWANRRAAAMQRRFDKAWWYGRGTAQYADSLDDPGNEKVFQRHWIGVTPAEAELRMPNGRLRPVAPTDHARALVAKRQESCYSGKYGLFHTGTGATTDPGGNKGATCDSAVSTRPAERSVFTLNTSIIAVAEAALGRMRRGQVQRWTTDNAQVQLDRSVWELPGAMPEIAPSPDFGANIDKLFTERSSALQAWGTYGVLWPVVHYQLGVSPDVGRHRLRVVPDIPDGQHALSVSHLRLGRGWVDIETTRGTDRLRTEVSHARGLRLVVGAVLPPERAVKRVRLDGERSAYVVVRTPRGREVRVSAGRARHAEVVVVLR; this is encoded by the coding sequence ATGCCCCACCCCGTGCGCCCCCGCACCGTCCTGGCCGCCCTCACCGCCGCAGCCGCCACCGCCGCCGCGCTGGCCGTCGTACCTCCGACGCAGGCGAGCGACTCGCCCTCCGCGCGGGCCGCGGTGCCACGCGAGCTGTCGGAGACCACTCAGCTCGCCGAGCGCCGCAGCCTCGTCGTCGGGCGGCGGTTCTTCGAGATGGGGGCGGAGGACGGCCGCTACCCCGCGACCGGGTTCCACACCCGCGGGGAGATGGGCGGCTTCTGGACGCCGCCGATCAAGCTGCTCGACGGCCTGTGGTTCAAGGCGGGCAGCACCTGGCTGACGTCGTCGCGCTACACCAGCGGCTGGGGCTACCAGCGGATGGACCTCGGCACCCACGACGGCGTCGCGATCACCCGGACCGACTTCGTGCCCGGCTCGATGCGTGCGGGACTGGTCAGGCTGCGGCTCGACTCGCCCACCGCGACGACGCTCGACCTGTCCGTGGACGCGCACTCGGAGCTGATGAAGGTCTACCCGTGGGGCGAGACCAAGCCGACCGACCAGCGCACCTACAACCTGGCCGACACCGGCAAGGTGCGGCGCGGTGCGCTGCTGTTCCAGGAGCAGGGCACTCCTCCGGCGACCAACGCCGAGCGGCACGACTACGCCGCGGTCGTCGGCTCGACGCTGACCCCCGCGAGCACCGACCTCGGTCCGGACCACCGAGGCCCGCAGGACCCGGCCGTGATCTGCCCGGCCTCGGGTCCGGACGCGCCGACCCAGCCGGCGTACTGCGACGACACGGAGTACGGCAAGGGCACCGGCGGGGCGCTGCACTACCGGGTCCGCGTCCCCGCGGGCGGCCGCACGGTGTGGTTCGCGGTCGCCGGCTCCGACAACGGCGCGGTCGCAGCGCGGCGCTCCTTCGACGCCGCCCTCGACCGCCCGGGCCGGCGGCTGGACGCGGTGCTCGCCGCGCGTCGGCAGGTCAACGCCTGGTCGCGCGTCGCGGTGCCGGGAGACCGGCTGCTGGAGCGGAGCATCGCCTGGAGCAAGCAGAACCTCGCCGAGTCGGTGCAGCAGGCTCGTGACCTGAAGGTGCGGGTGACCCACGCCGGCACCGTCTATCCCGCGCCCAAGGGCACGGTCGCGCGCGCCGACTGGATCGGCGCCGGCTGGCCCGACTACCCGTGGCTGTTCGCCACCGACGGCGAGTACACCGGCTTCGCCTCTGTCGCCGCCGGGCAATTCGCCGCGATCGAGAGGCACCTGAAGGCACTGCGCGACGTGAGCCGCGTGGCCAACGGGCGCAGCGGCAAGATCGTGCACGAGGTGACTCCGGACGGACAGGTCTACTTCGGCGCCAAAGGCGACGAGGGCAACACCGACGAGACCGCGAAGTTCCCCAGCGCGGTCGCGCTGGTGTGGCGCTGGACGGGGGACGACGGGTTCCGCGACGCGATGTATCCCGCGTCGGTGCGGGCGATGCGCTACATCTTCCGCGTCCTCGACCGGGACGGCGACCTGTGGCCCGAGGGCCTCGGCAACGTCGAGCGTCCGGGCATGGGGGAGGAGAAGCTCGACAACACCGTCTACACGATCCGCGGCCTGCGGGACCTGGCCGACCTCGCTGCCAGCAAGGGCGACACCTCCACACGGCGCTGGGCCAACCGGCGGGCCGCCGCGATGCAGCGACGCTTCGACAAGGCCTGGTGGTACGGCCGGGGCACCGCGCAGTACGCCGACTCCCTGGACGACCCGGGCAACGAGAAGGTCTTCCAACGCCACTGGATCGGGGTCACCCCGGCGGAGGCGGAGCTGCGGATGCCGAACGGCCGGCTGCGCCCGGTCGCGCCGACCGACCACGCGCGTGCGCTGGTCGCGAAGCGTCAGGAGTCCTGCTACTCCGGGAAGTACGGCCTGTTCCACACCGGCACCGGCGCGACGACCGACCCGGGGGGCAACAAGGGCGCCACCTGCGACTCGGCCGTCTCCACGCGTCCGGCGGAGCGCTCGGTGTTCACGCTCAACACCTCGATCATCGCGGTGGCCGAGGCCGCTCTTGGACGGATGCGGCGCGGTCAGGTGCAGCGCTGGACGACTGACAACGCCCAGGTGCAGCTCGACCGGTCGGTGTGGGAGCTCCCGGGCGCGATGCCCGAGATCGCGCCCTCACCGGACTTCGGCGCCAACATCGACAAGCTCTTCACCGAGCGGTCCTCTGCGCTGCAGGCGTGGGGGACGTACGGCGTGCTGTGGCCGGTCGTGCACTACCAGCTCGGAGTCAGCCCCGACGTGGGCCGGCACCGGCTGCGCGTGGTCCCCGACATCCCGGACGGCCAGCACGCGCTGTCGGTCTCGCACCTGCGGCTCGGGCGCGGCTGGGTCGACATCGAGACCACGCGCGGGACCGACCGGCTGCGCACCGAGGTCTCGCACGCCCGCGGGCTGCGCCTGGTGGTCGGGGCCGTGCTGCCCCCCGAACGCGCAGTGAAGCGGGTCCGGCTCGACGGCGAGCGGTCGGCGTACGTCGTGGTGCGCACGCCGCGCGGGCGTGAGGTGCGGGTGTCGGCCGGCCGCGCGCGGCACGCCGAGGTGGTCGTGGTCCTCCGCTGA
- a CDS encoding nucleoside hydrolase has product MKHHIILDVDTGKDDALALMLAVRHPDLEVRAVTCVEGNTSLEQVVANTLRVLDLVGAPSDLPVAAGARTPLVEPPRDASMFHGANGLGDLTLPEPTRTVSELHAVELLRRELLAAEEPLTLVTLAPLTNVALLLRMHPEVRDRIGRIVMMGGSASRGNATAVAEFNVWHDPEAAHVVLTSGVPVTLYGLDVFDRVVADDDVIARLRASDDAVARTAGELLAHEFVDPRTGERKPYRKIGDAGAVVALVAPELFAFETWPVQVDLAPGLGRGQTLVDRRDAAGEDLVHGLRGPWPLVDVALDVDPRAVLELFLDTVEGRT; this is encoded by the coding sequence ATGAAGCATCACATCATCCTGGACGTGGACACCGGCAAGGACGACGCCCTGGCGCTGATGCTCGCCGTGCGGCACCCGGACCTCGAGGTGCGGGCGGTCACCTGCGTCGAGGGCAACACCTCGCTGGAGCAGGTCGTCGCCAACACGCTGCGCGTCCTCGACCTCGTCGGCGCGCCGTCGGACCTCCCTGTGGCCGCCGGGGCCCGGACGCCCCTGGTCGAGCCTCCGCGGGACGCCTCGATGTTCCACGGCGCCAACGGGCTGGGCGACCTCACGCTCCCCGAGCCCACGCGCACCGTCTCCGAGCTGCACGCCGTCGAGCTGCTGCGACGCGAGCTCCTGGCCGCCGAGGAGCCGCTCACGCTGGTCACCCTCGCACCCCTGACCAACGTCGCGCTGCTGCTCCGGATGCACCCGGAAGTGCGCGACCGGATCGGCCGCATCGTGATGATGGGCGGCTCCGCGTCGCGCGGCAACGCCACGGCGGTCGCGGAGTTCAACGTCTGGCACGACCCGGAGGCGGCGCACGTCGTGCTCACCAGCGGCGTGCCCGTGACGCTCTACGGGCTGGACGTCTTCGACCGCGTCGTGGCCGACGACGACGTCATCGCCCGGCTCAGGGCGTCCGACGACGCCGTCGCGCGCACGGCGGGCGAGCTGCTCGCGCACGAGTTCGTCGACCCGAGGACGGGGGAGCGCAAGCCCTACCGCAAGATCGGCGACGCCGGCGCGGTCGTGGCCCTGGTGGCGCCCGAGCTGTTCGCCTTCGAGACCTGGCCCGTGCAGGTCGACCTGGCGCCCGGGCTCGGCCGTGGCCAGACGCTGGTCGACCGGCGGGACGCCGCCGGTGAGGACCTGGTCCACGGACTGCGGGGGCCGTGGCCGCTCGTGGACGTCGCGCTCGACGTCGACCCCCGAGCCGTGCTCGAGCTCTTCCTCGACACCGTGGAGGGTCGCACCTGA
- a CDS encoding ribokinase yields MDEPSSAGAEIVVVGSVNLDLVVRVETLPHAGETVLATGYHEFVGGKGGNQAVAAARLGRRVAFVGHVGTDQAASTVRSALADEGVDVTLLTPVDGPTGRAFVQVDDEAENQIIVVGGANGALSEADVAAAAPLLTGSPVVVAQLEVPLEAVVAAGRRTSGVFVLNPAPAQELPRELLALVDVLVVNEGEFEVVTGAPVSEEALTSSSLPERVVVTLGGRGALVRDGASVLSVGAPRVEVVDTTGAGDTFVGALAAALARDVPYADAVRWAVGAASLSTQALGATSGMPSAAEVDRLMSTSGS; encoded by the coding sequence GTGGATGAGCCGTCCTCCGCCGGTGCGGAGATCGTGGTCGTGGGGAGCGTCAACCTGGACCTCGTCGTGAGGGTCGAGACGCTGCCGCACGCAGGTGAGACCGTACTCGCGACCGGCTACCACGAGTTCGTCGGCGGCAAGGGCGGCAACCAGGCCGTCGCCGCCGCGAGGCTCGGCCGACGCGTGGCGTTCGTCGGTCACGTCGGCACGGACCAGGCGGCCTCGACCGTGCGCTCGGCGCTGGCCGACGAGGGGGTCGACGTCACGCTGCTCACCCCCGTGGACGGGCCCACCGGACGCGCCTTCGTCCAGGTCGACGACGAGGCCGAGAACCAGATCATCGTGGTCGGCGGGGCCAACGGTGCGCTGTCCGAGGCCGACGTCGCCGCCGCAGCTCCCCTCCTGACCGGGTCGCCGGTGGTCGTGGCCCAGCTGGAGGTGCCCCTCGAGGCCGTGGTGGCCGCCGGCCGCCGTACCTCCGGGGTGTTCGTGCTCAACCCGGCGCCCGCGCAGGAGCTGCCGCGCGAGCTGCTCGCCCTCGTCGACGTCCTCGTGGTCAACGAGGGCGAGTTCGAGGTCGTCACCGGCGCGCCGGTCTCGGAGGAGGCGCTGACCTCGTCGTCCCTGCCCGAGCGCGTGGTGGTCACCCTCGGCGGACGGGGCGCCCTGGTCCGCGACGGCGCGAGCGTGCTGTCGGTCGGCGCACCGCGGGTCGAGGTGGTCGACACGACCGGGGCGGGCGACACGTTCGTCGGCGCGCTCGCGGCCGCTCTCGCGCGGGATGTCCCGTACGCCGACGCCGTGCGTTGGGCGGTGGGCGCCGCGTCCCTGTCCACCCAGGCGCTGGGCGCGACGAGCGGCATGCCGTCCGCCGCCGAGGTCGACCGCCTGATGTCGACGTCGGGGTCCTAG
- a CDS encoding prolyl oligopeptidase family serine peptidase: MRCRSTTTSTAPTTRGCSSSCASAAARSARRRSVAAPTGGYFDEAEEDFWAVWRSLGAAYALSTRHTQLTGYSMGGYAAYKLGLSHPDLYAGAMALAGPPSCGVSLDGDQVTAPAFGGRCTSDGATAPLVRNARWTPYRIAQGTLDQLVPFTSVEAQVQRFDTLGLRHLFARYPAEDHLAFATQDRFDSVVAGLGRPRVVRNPHVVDYTWRPHLTRPGLGIGATTAWWTSRLAARSSVAGSLARLQARSYAVRARAHDVVRTGPTPVASPLPAVLTRLAWKLGARLPQERRLTMRLTNVSRVAVAMDRAGLRCGRVVVRTDGPATLLLTGLPGRDRRYALESGTRRLRLPC, from the coding sequence ATTCGCTGTCGGTCAACCACAACCAGTACGGCGCCTACGACCCGCGGCTGCTCCAGCAGCTGTGCGAGCGCCGCGGCTCGATCTGCGCGACGACGCTCGGTCGCGGCCCCGACGGGTGGTTACTTCGACGAGGCCGAGGAGGACTTCTGGGCGGTGTGGCGCTCGCTCGGGGCGGCGTACGCCCTCTCGACGCGGCACACCCAGCTGACCGGCTACTCGATGGGCGGCTACGCGGCCTACAAGCTCGGGCTCTCCCACCCCGACCTGTACGCCGGCGCGATGGCCCTCGCGGGCCCGCCCAGCTGTGGGGTGTCCCTCGACGGCGACCAGGTCACCGCTCCCGCCTTCGGTGGCCGGTGCACCTCCGACGGCGCGACCGCACCGCTGGTGCGCAACGCGCGCTGGACGCCGTACCGCATCGCGCAGGGCACCCTCGACCAGCTCGTCCCGTTCACCTCCGTCGAGGCGCAGGTGCAACGGTTCGACACCCTCGGGCTGCGGCACCTCTTCGCGCGCTACCCCGCCGAGGACCACCTGGCGTTCGCCACGCAGGACCGCTTCGACTCGGTCGTCGCCGGCCTCGGTCGGCCCCGGGTCGTGCGCAACCCGCACGTGGTCGACTACACGTGGCGCCCGCACCTGACCCGGCCCGGGCTGGGCATCGGCGCGACCACGGCGTGGTGGACCTCCCGGTTGGCGGCCCGCTCGTCGGTGGCCGGCTCGTTGGCCCGCCTGCAGGCGCGGTCGTACGCCGTCCGGGCGCGCGCGCACGACGTCGTCCGGACCGGACCGACGCCGGTCGCCTCACCGTTGCCGGCGGTCCTCACGCGGCTGGCGTGGAAGCTCGGCGCCCGGCTGCCCCAGGAGCGGCGCCTCACGATGCGCCTGACCAACGTCTCCCGGGTGGCCGTCGCGATGGACCGTGCCGGCCTGCGCTGCGGACGGGTCGTCGTGCGCACCGACGGGCCGGCGACGCTGCTGCTGACCGGGCTCCCGGGGCGCGACCGGCGCTACGCGCTCGAGTCAGGGACCCGGAGGCTGCGGCTGCCCTGCTGA